Proteins encoded within one genomic window of Actinoplanes octamycinicus:
- a CDS encoding extracellular solute-binding protein codes for MTLSRRGLLAGALAMSASIALAACGGGDSSDEGADAKTLTLWHYEGPTSAMGVAWNKAIEIFKSKHPGVQVKFEEKSFEQIQQNAQMILNSDSAPDILEYNKGNATAGLLSKQGLLTDLSDEVTKRGWDKKLSGSLQTTAKYDEDGIMGNGKFFGVPNYGEYVMVYYNKALFDKYKIAVPTSLAEFTAAMDTFVTNKVTPLAVGGAEYPAQQIFYELALAKADRAFVDDYQLYKNKVDFTGPVLSYGATTFADWVRKGYLNKDSAGIKAEDMGVSWEQGKFPILISGSWWYGRFVSEVKNFDWGTFLFPGNTLHPGSSGNLWVVPEKSKAKSLAYDFIDITMSPEVQNLLGNSGGIPVAADPAAITDARNKELIENFTKLTTGDGLAFYPDWPAPGYYDVLVAGTQGLINGSKTPQAFLDEIAKPYQENLADLGK; via the coding sequence ATGACACTTTCCCGACGTGGGCTGCTCGCCGGCGCCCTCGCGATGAGCGCTTCGATCGCCCTGGCCGCGTGTGGTGGCGGTGACTCGTCCGACGAGGGCGCCGACGCCAAGACCCTGACCCTCTGGCACTACGAGGGGCCGACCAGCGCGATGGGCGTCGCCTGGAACAAGGCGATCGAGATCTTCAAGAGCAAGCATCCGGGCGTCCAGGTGAAGTTCGAGGAGAAGAGCTTCGAGCAGATCCAGCAGAACGCCCAGATGATCCTGAACTCGGACAGCGCGCCGGACATCCTGGAGTACAACAAGGGCAACGCCACCGCCGGCCTGCTCTCCAAGCAGGGGCTGCTCACCGACCTGTCCGACGAGGTCACCAAACGCGGCTGGGACAAGAAACTGAGCGGCAGCCTGCAGACCACGGCGAAGTACGACGAAGACGGCATCATGGGCAACGGCAAGTTCTTCGGCGTGCCCAACTACGGCGAATACGTCATGGTCTATTACAACAAGGCGCTGTTCGACAAGTACAAGATCGCCGTGCCGACCTCGCTCGCCGAGTTCACCGCCGCGATGGACACCTTCGTCACGAACAAGGTCACCCCGCTCGCCGTCGGCGGCGCGGAGTACCCGGCCCAGCAGATCTTCTACGAGCTGGCGCTCGCCAAGGCCGACCGGGCCTTCGTCGACGACTACCAGCTCTACAAGAACAAGGTCGACTTCACCGGCCCGGTGCTCAGCTATGGCGCCACCACCTTCGCCGACTGGGTGCGGAAGGGCTACCTCAACAAGGACTCGGCCGGGATCAAGGCCGAGGACATGGGCGTCTCCTGGGAGCAGGGCAAGTTCCCGATCCTGATCTCCGGCAGCTGGTGGTACGGCCGGTTCGTCAGCGAGGTCAAGAACTTCGACTGGGGCACCTTCCTGTTCCCCGGCAACACCCTGCACCCCGGCTCCAGCGGCAACCTGTGGGTGGTCCCGGAGAAGAGCAAGGCCAAGAGCCTGGCGTACGACTTCATCGACATCACCATGTCGCCCGAGGTGCAGAACCTGCTCGGCAACAGCGGCGGCATCCCGGTCGCGGCCGACCCGGCGGCGATCACCGACGCCCGGAACAAGGAGCTGATCGAGAACTTCACCAAGCTCACCACCGGCGACGGCCTGGCGTTCTATCCGGACTGGCCGGCGCCCGGCTACTACGACGTGCTGGTCGCCGGCACCCAGGGCCTGATCAACGGCTCGAAGACCCCGCAGGCGTTCCTCGACGAGATCGCCAAGCCGTACCAGGAGAACCTGGCCGACCTCGGTAAGTGA
- a CDS encoding carbohydrate ABC transporter permease translates to MKNRGYAVFLIPGIVASTAVIIVPLVMTIYISFTKWTGIGSPRWVGFDNYTRLFQDATFWASFGHIILLILAMAVVPTFVGLVLAALLFDYVAKRFSDRWASALRSGYYLPQVLPVAVTGIIWGWILHPSYGALNRILESAGLGSLTRNWLGDPRYALYSVMAVMIWFQLGYPIVMFMSGLQRIDPELYEAADLDGASWWQRFRKITIAMIRPELYVVLVTTTIASLKIFGQIFVLTRGGPSNATLVPSYFAYKNFFEKAQVGYGSAISTVLTVLIVVLAFVFLRLQNRAERS, encoded by the coding sequence GTGAAGAATCGCGGATACGCCGTCTTCCTCATCCCCGGCATCGTCGCCTCGACCGCGGTGATCATCGTCCCGCTGGTGATGACCATCTACATCAGCTTCACCAAGTGGACCGGGATCGGCAGTCCCCGCTGGGTCGGCTTCGACAACTACACCCGGCTCTTCCAGGACGCCACCTTCTGGGCCTCGTTCGGGCACATCATCCTGCTGATCCTCGCGATGGCGGTGGTGCCCACCTTCGTCGGCCTGGTCCTGGCCGCGCTGCTGTTCGACTACGTCGCCAAGCGGTTCTCCGACCGGTGGGCCTCGGCGCTGCGCTCCGGCTACTACCTGCCGCAGGTGCTGCCGGTCGCGGTCACCGGCATCATCTGGGGCTGGATCCTGCACCCGAGTTACGGCGCGCTGAACCGGATCCTGGAGTCGGCCGGGCTCGGCTCGCTGACCCGCAACTGGCTCGGCGACCCGAGGTACGCGCTGTACAGCGTGATGGCCGTGATGATCTGGTTCCAGCTCGGCTACCCGATCGTCATGTTCATGTCCGGCCTGCAGCGCATCGACCCGGAGCTCTACGAGGCGGCCGACCTGGACGGCGCGTCCTGGTGGCAGCGGTTCCGGAAGATCACCATCGCGATGATCCGGCCCGAGCTGTACGTCGTGCTGGTGACCACCACCATCGCCTCGCTCAAGATCTTCGGGCAGATCTTCGTGCTGACCCGGGGCGGCCCGAGCAACGCGACGCTGGTGCCGTCCTACTTCGCCTACAAGAACTTCTTCGAGAAGGCCCAGGTCGGGTACGGCTCGGCGATCTCCACGGTGCTGACCGTGCTGATCGTCGTGCTGGCCTTCGTCTTCCTGCGCCTGCAGAACCGTGCCGAGCGGAGCTGA
- a CDS encoding carbohydrate ABC transporter permease, protein MTVTATRAPESRTEEKPTLRERRPGRFLVLAGLLVLLLLMVAPLLVIAVNAVKSPAEYASNGPLSLPGHLYWDGIVDFWNRVDFGLKLGNSFITSLVVAVLAVILSVFNAYALGIGRVRGRIWFLVFFLVANLLPQEVLVYPLYYLSKQLGLYDSLFSIIIIFTVVQSAFGTYLLTSVYAEFPKELLEAAAIDGAGRWRALWRVVVPVSRPTLAVLFTFFFIWTWNEFFLPLIFLISNDNQTVPVALGVLQGDRMMDATTTSASALIGIIPAMVFFLIFQRTLTRGIAAGAIK, encoded by the coding sequence ATGACTGTCACCGCCACTCGCGCGCCGGAGTCCCGTACCGAGGAGAAACCGACGCTCCGGGAGCGGCGGCCGGGCCGCTTCCTCGTCCTGGCCGGCCTGCTCGTCCTGCTCCTGCTGATGGTCGCGCCGCTGCTCGTGATCGCGGTCAACGCGGTCAAGAGCCCGGCCGAGTACGCCTCGAACGGACCGCTGTCGCTGCCCGGTCACCTCTACTGGGACGGCATCGTCGACTTCTGGAACCGGGTCGATTTCGGGCTCAAGCTCGGGAACAGCTTCATCACCAGCCTGGTGGTGGCGGTGCTGGCGGTGATCCTGTCGGTGTTCAACGCCTACGCGCTGGGCATCGGCCGGGTCAGGGGCCGGATCTGGTTCCTGGTCTTCTTCCTGGTCGCCAACCTGCTGCCACAGGAGGTGCTGGTCTACCCGCTGTACTACCTGTCCAAGCAGCTCGGCCTCTACGACAGCCTGTTCTCGATCATCATCATCTTCACCGTCGTCCAGAGCGCCTTCGGCACCTACCTGCTCACCTCGGTCTACGCCGAGTTCCCCAAGGAACTGCTGGAAGCGGCCGCGATCGACGGCGCGGGCAGATGGCGGGCGCTCTGGCGGGTGGTGGTCCCGGTCAGCCGGCCGACCCTCGCGGTGCTGTTCACCTTCTTCTTCATCTGGACCTGGAACGAGTTCTTCCTGCCGCTGATCTTCCTGATCTCCAACGACAACCAGACCGTCCCGGTGGCCCTCGGCGTGCTCCAGGGCGACCGGATGATGGACGCCACGACCACCAGCGCCTCGGCGCTGATCGGCATCATCCCGGCGATGGTCTTCTTCCTGATCTTCCAGCGGACCCTCACGCGCGGCATCGCCGCCGGCGCCATCAAGTAA
- the yicI gene encoding alpha-xylosidase, with the protein MKFTDGYWRKRDGLTVLHPAHHLDSAPGPESLTVYAATRRIQDRGDTLDAPLITVTLTAPMNDVIRVTVEHFQGVTHRGPDFALEESTADISVSETSFTSGALTARINNGDNWALDFLADGKRITGSGWKGMGIVSSPGGAYVHEQLDLGVGEVVYGLGERFGPLIKNGQSIDIWNEDGGTSSEQSYKNVPFYFTNAGYGVLVDHPGKVSFEVASEMVTRTQFSVAGQSMSYLVIHGPTPADVIRKYTALTGRPALPPAWSFGLWLTTSFTTSYDEETVNKFVDGMADRDLPLSVFHFDTFWMREFNWCDFEWDTRIFPDPPGMLKRLAGKGLKVCLWINPYIAQRSPLFAEGKAQGFLVRTVEGDVWQWDRWQAGMALVDFTNPDAREWYAAKLRALVEMGVDAFKSDFGERIPVDGVVWHDGSDPERMHNYYTQLYNQVVFDVLREAKGEGEAVLFARSATVGGQQFPVHWGGDNTGTFESMAESLRGGLSLMSSGFGFWSHDIGGFEGLPDPAVFKRWVAFGLLSSHSRLHGSKSYRVPWNFDEESVDVLRFFTHLKYRLMPYLFGVAREAHLTGLPVMRPMVLGFPDDPAATYLDRQYLLGGDLLVAPVFSAAGEVSCYVPAGRWTRYLTGEVVEGPGWVRETHDFFSVPLLVRPGAVIPVGARQDRPDYDYRDGVTLRLFSPAEGRTAVVVPGPAGADTVFTVVREGAEIRVGRSGEALPWRVQLGTAITDLAADQDSCTLTLG; encoded by the coding sequence ATGAAGTTCACCGACGGCTATTGGCGTAAGCGTGACGGCCTCACTGTTCTGCACCCCGCGCACCACCTGGACAGTGCCCCGGGGCCGGAGTCGCTGACCGTCTATGCCGCCACCAGGCGGATCCAGGATCGCGGCGACACCCTGGACGCTCCGCTGATCACGGTCACCCTCACCGCGCCGATGAACGACGTCATCCGGGTCACCGTCGAGCACTTCCAGGGTGTCACCCATCGCGGGCCGGACTTCGCCCTGGAGGAGAGCACTGCCGACATCTCGGTCAGCGAGACCTCCTTCACCTCCGGCGCGCTGACCGCCCGGATCAACAACGGCGACAACTGGGCGCTGGACTTCCTCGCCGACGGCAAGCGGATCACCGGCAGCGGCTGGAAGGGGATGGGCATCGTCTCCTCGCCCGGCGGCGCCTACGTGCACGAACAGCTCGATCTGGGCGTCGGCGAGGTGGTCTACGGGCTCGGCGAGCGCTTCGGACCGCTGATCAAGAACGGCCAGAGCATCGACATCTGGAACGAGGACGGCGGCACCAGCTCGGAGCAGTCCTACAAGAACGTCCCGTTCTACTTCACCAACGCCGGCTACGGCGTCCTCGTCGACCACCCCGGCAAGGTCTCCTTCGAGGTGGCCTCCGAGATGGTCACCCGCACCCAGTTCAGCGTGGCCGGGCAATCGATGTCTTACCTGGTCATCCACGGTCCGACCCCGGCCGACGTGATCCGCAAGTACACCGCGCTGACCGGGCGGCCGGCGCTGCCCCCGGCCTGGTCCTTCGGGCTCTGGCTGACCACCTCGTTCACCACCTCCTACGACGAGGAGACGGTGAACAAGTTCGTCGACGGGATGGCCGACCGGGACCTGCCGCTGAGCGTGTTCCACTTCGACACGTTCTGGATGCGCGAGTTCAACTGGTGCGACTTCGAGTGGGACACCCGGATCTTCCCGGACCCGCCGGGCATGCTGAAGCGCCTGGCCGGCAAGGGGCTCAAGGTCTGCCTCTGGATCAACCCCTACATCGCGCAGCGCTCGCCGCTGTTCGCCGAAGGAAAGGCACAAGGCTTTCTGGTACGCACCGTCGAGGGCGACGTCTGGCAGTGGGACCGCTGGCAGGCCGGCATGGCCCTGGTCGACTTCACCAACCCGGACGCCCGGGAGTGGTACGCGGCCAAGCTGCGGGCCCTGGTCGAGATGGGCGTGGACGCGTTCAAGTCGGACTTCGGCGAGCGGATCCCGGTCGACGGCGTCGTCTGGCACGACGGGTCCGACCCGGAGCGGATGCACAACTACTACACGCAGCTCTACAACCAGGTCGTCTTCGACGTGCTGCGGGAGGCGAAGGGCGAGGGCGAGGCGGTGCTGTTCGCCCGCTCGGCCACCGTCGGCGGCCAGCAGTTCCCGGTGCACTGGGGCGGGGACAACACCGGCACGTTCGAGTCGATGGCGGAGAGTCTGCGCGGCGGGCTGTCGCTGATGTCGTCCGGGTTCGGTTTCTGGAGCCACGACATCGGCGGCTTCGAGGGGCTGCCCGACCCGGCGGTGTTCAAGCGGTGGGTGGCGTTCGGGCTGCTCTCCTCGCACAGCCGGTTGCACGGGTCGAAGTCGTACCGGGTGCCGTGGAACTTCGACGAGGAATCGGTCGACGTGCTGCGCTTCTTCACCCACCTCAAGTACCGGCTGATGCCGTACCTGTTCGGGGTGGCCCGGGAGGCGCACCTGACCGGCCTGCCGGTGATGCGGCCGATGGTGCTCGGCTTCCCGGACGACCCGGCGGCGACCTACCTGGACCGGCAGTACCTGCTCGGCGGGGACCTGCTGGTGGCGCCGGTGTTCAGCGCGGCGGGGGAGGTGTCCTGCTACGTCCCGGCCGGCCGGTGGACCCGCTACCTGACCGGCGAGGTGGTCGAGGGGCCCGGCTGGGTCCGCGAGACGCACGACTTCTTCAGCGTGCCGCTGCTGGTCCGGCCGGGCGCGGTGATCCCGGTCGGCGCCCGCCAGGACCGCCCGGACTACGACTACCGCGACGGCGTGACGCTGCGCCTGTTCTCGCCGGCCGAGGGCCGCACGGCCGTGGTGGTGCCCGGCCCGGCCGGCGCCGACACGGTCTTCACGGTGGTCCGCGAGGGCGCCGAGATCCGCGTGGGCCGCAGCGGCGAGGCCCTGCCGTGGCGGGTCCAGCTCGGTACGGCGATCACCGACCTGGCCGCGGATCAGGACAGCTGCACCCTGACCCTGGGCTAG
- a CDS encoding NACHT domain-containing protein, producing MARSLGYSDAVRLLGGQDSKVVAALDKVVGGVLLAATPAVPALLGLFDAKAELVRLSHELVRDFAERRAGLSRHSRTERLEAAHTVLVVAAFFEAMAERPLPFRFGELQLTKAEQGALSGTFDEVNPADHVLTVARRIDAAAAILPSPQHAPESYLRALDGYYRALAESVGRFITGLAVWERLTAAERDRFALAMDAVPARAVERYEELFRRLVADFPEVACWASQREHRATRTALAGLQETLEAISTGRAPDQRRASLALAYRAELDRQIVESGDVPDGIRVPELGEGYVPPRFRAAPVASAAQISEESWWADFPVRDDLQEFLIGHLTAPQAVRAPLLVLGQPGSGKSVLTRILAARLPAADFLPVRVILRDVPAADSVQDQIERAVREAIGDRVEWPALARSAGDAMPVILLDGFDELLQAVGVSQTDYLIRVARFQQREADQGRPVAVLVTSRIAVADRARAPEETVALRLEPFDDERIAAWLQIWNRGNAANFTARRLRPLAADTVLAHRELAAQPLLLLMLALYDADGNALQRLGADLRADQLYEQLLHTFAVREIVKHRPGLPDAELRAAVAGELRRLSVVAFAMFNRATLWVTETDLEADLTALLGPSRTRIATDLRSPLGDAELTLGRFFFIHRARAARDDARLETYEFLHATFGEFFVAGLTWQVLRDMAAREAASTMAFGASPADDDLLRALLSFQPLSLRGPILEFLETMVSAADAAERGLLGAMLTRLFRDVNQVPPTPRFGDYRPRSPGEPARYAAYAANLLLLLLCLAEEVPGTRLYPDQPDPVDVWQAQALLWRSQLSAEGWSSLVAAIDLERCWTGEHREIRLRLAAGPAAPPRVDPNWTFAVPPGSPERSGYAATYHNVHPDQLRREKNLLCDVGDDVVQHALEPLSSRLGVAVNTFVRWWDDAAPSAMHALLDLWTRPTPAAYRRCADIAAADFPTWTDDDYIRYGSLVLARLRADDQASPTLIADVLLRIFTSPRSFVRTRLTPAAEQTLAKVGNQALVAEVTERISGGPE from the coding sequence ATGGCTCGCTCCCTCGGCTACTCGGACGCGGTCCGGCTGCTCGGCGGCCAGGACAGCAAGGTCGTCGCCGCCCTCGACAAGGTCGTCGGTGGCGTGCTGCTGGCCGCCACCCCGGCCGTGCCCGCGCTGCTCGGGCTCTTCGACGCCAAGGCGGAACTGGTCCGGCTCAGCCACGAGCTGGTGCGGGATTTCGCCGAGCGGCGCGCCGGCCTGTCCCGGCACAGCCGCACCGAGCGGCTGGAGGCGGCGCACACGGTCCTCGTGGTCGCCGCGTTCTTCGAGGCGATGGCGGAGCGCCCGCTGCCCTTCCGGTTCGGCGAGCTCCAGCTGACGAAGGCCGAGCAGGGCGCCCTGAGCGGGACCTTCGACGAGGTGAACCCGGCCGATCACGTGCTGACCGTGGCGCGCCGGATCGACGCCGCCGCGGCGATCCTGCCGTCGCCGCAGCACGCCCCGGAGTCCTACCTGCGCGCCCTGGACGGTTACTACCGGGCCCTGGCCGAGTCGGTCGGCCGGTTCATCACCGGGCTGGCGGTCTGGGAGCGGCTGACCGCCGCCGAGCGGGACCGCTTCGCCCTGGCCATGGACGCGGTGCCCGCCCGGGCCGTCGAGCGGTACGAGGAGCTGTTCCGCCGGTTGGTCGCCGACTTCCCCGAGGTGGCGTGCTGGGCGAGCCAGCGCGAGCACCGGGCCACCCGCACCGCGTTGGCCGGGCTGCAGGAGACCCTCGAGGCGATCTCCACCGGCCGGGCGCCGGACCAGCGCCGGGCGAGCCTGGCCCTGGCCTACCGCGCCGAGCTGGACCGGCAGATCGTCGAGTCCGGCGACGTGCCGGACGGCATCCGGGTGCCGGAGCTCGGTGAGGGCTACGTCCCGCCCCGGTTCCGGGCGGCTCCGGTCGCCTCCGCCGCCCAGATCAGCGAAGAGTCCTGGTGGGCCGACTTCCCGGTCCGCGACGACCTGCAGGAGTTCCTGATCGGCCACCTGACCGCACCGCAGGCGGTCCGCGCTCCGCTGCTGGTGCTCGGCCAGCCGGGCTCCGGCAAGTCGGTGCTCACCCGGATCCTGGCCGCCCGGCTGCCGGCCGCCGACTTCCTGCCGGTCCGGGTCATCCTGCGGGACGTGCCCGCCGCCGACAGCGTGCAGGACCAGATCGAACGCGCCGTCCGGGAGGCCATCGGGGACCGGGTGGAGTGGCCGGCCCTGGCCCGCTCGGCCGGCGACGCGATGCCGGTGATCCTGCTCGACGGCTTCGACGAGCTGCTCCAGGCGGTCGGCGTCAGCCAGACCGACTACCTGATCCGGGTGGCCCGCTTCCAGCAGCGTGAGGCCGACCAGGGCCGGCCGGTCGCGGTGCTGGTGACCAGCAGGATCGCGGTCGCCGATCGGGCCCGCGCCCCGGAGGAGACGGTCGCGCTGCGGCTGGAGCCGTTCGACGACGAGCGGATCGCCGCCTGGCTCCAAATCTGGAACCGCGGCAACGCGGCGAACTTCACGGCACGGCGGCTCCGGCCCCTCGCGGCGGACACCGTGCTCGCTCACCGGGAGCTGGCCGCGCAGCCGTTGCTGCTGCTCATGCTCGCGCTCTACGACGCGGACGGCAACGCGCTGCAGCGCCTCGGCGCCGACCTCCGCGCCGATCAGCTCTACGAGCAGCTGCTGCACACCTTCGCGGTCCGCGAGATCGTCAAGCACCGCCCCGGCCTGCCGGATGCCGAGTTGCGGGCGGCAGTGGCCGGCGAGTTGCGCCGGCTGTCCGTGGTGGCGTTCGCGATGTTCAACCGCGCCACGCTGTGGGTGACCGAGACTGATCTGGAGGCGGACCTGACCGCCCTGCTCGGTCCGTCCCGGACGCGGATCGCCACCGACCTGCGCTCGCCGCTGGGCGACGCGGAGCTGACTCTGGGCCGCTTCTTCTTCATCCACCGGGCCCGGGCCGCCCGGGACGACGCCCGCCTGGAGACCTACGAGTTCCTGCACGCCACCTTCGGCGAGTTCTTCGTCGCCGGCCTGACCTGGCAGGTGCTGCGCGACATGGCGGCCCGGGAGGCGGCGTCCACCATGGCGTTCGGCGCGTCGCCGGCCGACGACGACCTGCTGCGCGCCCTGCTCTCGTTCCAGCCGCTCAGCCTGCGCGGCCCGATCCTGGAATTCCTGGAGACGATGGTCTCGGCAGCGGACGCCGCCGAGCGTGGCCTGCTCGGCGCCATGCTGACCAGGCTCTTCCGGGATGTCAATCAGGTGCCGCCGACGCCCCGGTTCGGCGACTACCGGCCGCGGTCCCCCGGTGAGCCGGCCCGCTACGCGGCGTACGCCGCGAACCTGTTGCTGCTGTTGCTCTGCCTCGCGGAGGAGGTGCCGGGCACCCGGTTGTATCCGGACCAGCCGGACCCGGTCGACGTCTGGCAGGCGCAGGCCCTGCTCTGGCGCTCCCAGTTGAGCGCCGAGGGCTGGAGCAGCCTGGTGGCCGCGATCGACCTGGAACGCTGCTGGACGGGTGAGCACAGGGAGATCCGGCTCCGCCTCGCGGCCGGGCCGGCCGCGCCACCACGCGTCGATCCGAACTGGACGTTCGCGGTGCCGCCGGGCAGCCCGGAGCGGTCCGGGTACGCCGCGACCTATCACAACGTGCACCCGGACCAGCTGCGGCGCGAGAAGAACCTGCTCTGCGACGTCGGCGACGACGTGGTCCAGCACGCGCTGGAGCCGCTGTCCAGCCGGCTGGGCGTCGCGGTCAACACCTTCGTGCGCTGGTGGGACGACGCCGCGCCGTCCGCCATGCACGCCCTGCTCGATCTGTGGACGCGGCCCACCCCGGCGGCCTACCGCAGATGTGCCGACATCGCCGCCGCCGACTTCCCGACCTGGACGGACGACGACTACATCCGGTACGGCTCGCTGGTCCTGGCCCGCCTCCGCGCGGACGACCAGGCATCGCCCACGCTCATCGCCGACGTGCTGCTGCGGATCTTCACGTCGCCCAGGTCGTTCGTGCGCACCCGCCTCACCCCCGCCGCGGAGCAGACCCTCGCGAAGGTGGGTAACCAGGCGCTGGTCGCCGAGGTGACCGAGCGGATCAGCGGCGGGCCGGAGTGA